The Fortiea contorta PCC 7126 genome has a segment encoding these proteins:
- a CDS encoding sensor histidine kinase — protein MFLATRRRLAIWYTAVTAVLLLLFASGVYLYVRSTLIERIDDTLNHVVEVVERCLTTSRCASTLVIDPLNSDTDKLRLNLEASFGDRTDTVEDDHIDLEWFSPTGELLWSTLSAPLNIPIHANRTGETVRVGKQEGAIWEDSRLLLRQITQRVQLGRQVLGYLRVSHPWFEVTKPSHQLIFDLALGTGLMLLSVAASGWFLSGKAMEPVYDSYQRLKQFTADASHELRSPITLIQTNVQVALADLELAETETTTFLNYRQQLKLMERLTQRLAKLVNDLLFLARQDSGISQNKFAPCPLDALLMEVLEEQQLLAAEKKIIFALNLIAPAISETNPELLENWFTLMGNWDQLIRLFTNLISNAVQYTPADGKISVEITRLEGINRVSGLRHGTAQLQVKVSDTGIGIPAEALPRLFDRFYRVDPARPHSTGNTAKDSTTGSGLGLAIARAVVEHHHGLIQVESTIGKGTTFTVTLPILLES, from the coding sequence ATGTTCTTAGCTACTCGTCGCCGTCTGGCTATTTGGTACACCGCAGTTACAGCTGTATTACTGTTGTTATTTGCTAGTGGAGTATACTTATACGTACGCAGCACCCTAATTGAGCGCATTGATGATACTCTCAATCATGTGGTGGAAGTGGTAGAGCGATGCTTGACGACTAGTCGGTGTGCATCAACGCTGGTAATTGACCCCCTCAACAGCGATACTGATAAATTACGTTTGAATTTGGAAGCGAGTTTTGGCGATCGCACTGACACCGTAGAAGATGACCATATCGATTTAGAATGGTTTAGTCCCACCGGTGAATTGTTGTGGTCAACTTTATCAGCACCGCTAAATATTCCCATCCACGCTAACCGTACTGGTGAAACCGTGCGTGTGGGGAAACAAGAGGGTGCGATATGGGAAGATTCCCGACTTTTGCTAAGACAAATTACGCAGCGTGTACAACTGGGACGGCAAGTGTTAGGATATCTGCGCGTTAGTCATCCTTGGTTTGAAGTGACTAAACCCAGTCATCAATTGATTTTTGATTTGGCGCTAGGAACTGGATTAATGTTGCTATCTGTAGCAGCTAGCGGTTGGTTTCTTTCTGGTAAAGCAATGGAACCAGTTTATGATTCTTATCAACGCCTCAAACAATTTACTGCAGATGCTTCTCATGAACTGAGAAGTCCCATTACTTTAATTCAAACTAATGTCCAAGTTGCTCTTGCTGACTTAGAATTAGCAGAAACAGAAACCACAACTTTTTTAAATTATCGCCAACAATTAAAGTTGATGGAAAGACTAACTCAGCGTTTAGCCAAGTTAGTTAATGATTTGTTGTTTTTAGCACGACAAGATAGCGGAATTAGCCAAAATAAATTTGCTCCTTGTCCATTAGATGCGTTGTTGATGGAAGTTCTGGAAGAACAACAACTATTAGCGGCTGAAAAAAAAATTATTTTCGCTTTAAATTTAATTGCTCCTGCTATTTCCGAAACTAATCCCGAATTGTTAGAAAATTGGTTTACACTGATGGGCAATTGGGATCAACTCATCAGGCTATTTACGAATTTAATTAGTAATGCTGTACAATACACACCAGCCGATGGCAAAATAAGCGTAGAAATAACCCGTTTAGAGGGAATCAATCGCGTCTCAGGATTACGCCACGGAACCGCTCAACTGCAAGTTAAAGTCAGCGATACAGGGATAGGAATTCCCGCAGAAGCCTTACCACGCTTATTCGACAGGTTTTATCGAGTAGACCCCGCACGTCCCCATAGTACAGGAAACACAGCCAAAGACAGTACTACTGGTTCAGGATTAGGACTAGCGATCGCTCGAGCTGTGGTTGAACATCACCACGGTCTGATTCAAGTCGAAAGCACCATCGGTAAAGGAACTACTTTCACAGTCACTTTACCAATTTTACTTGAATCTTAA